The Musa acuminata AAA Group cultivar baxijiao chromosome BXJ1-3, Cavendish_Baxijiao_AAA, whole genome shotgun sequence genome window below encodes:
- the LOC135631784 gene encoding uncharacterized protein LOC135631784 isoform X1 has translation MAAPFFSTPFQPYVYQSSQAAVTAFQILGGESQIVQIMLKAQEKLIAMPGTVYYISGSIQMDNNYIPENEAGFWQWIFGKRVTSVVISNSGPEDGFVGIAAPSPARILPIDLANFGGEILCQPDAFLCSVNDVRVSSRVDQRPRNLEVGAELILKHKLEGQGLAFLLGCGSVVQKILAPGEVFIVDAACIIAMTSSINFQLKYSSPMRRVVFGGDNELMATLSGPGVVFIQSLPFRRLSQRIARAAAAPSLRDNPKFFMQIALLFFLAYVMIVSSLILTDV, from the exons ATGGCGGCTCCCTTCTTCTCCACCCCCTTCCAGCCCTACGTCTACCAG AGTTCCCAAGCAGCAGTAACAGCTTTTCAGATACTGGGTGGCGAGTCTCAGATTGTTCAG ATAATGTTAAAAGCACAAGAaaaacttatcgcaatgcctg GTACAGTGTATTACATTTCTGGGTCGATTCAAATGGACAATAACTACATCCCTGAAAATGAGGCAGGATTCTGGCAGTGGATCTTTGGCAAACGTGTGACAAGTGTAGTTATCTCAAATTCTGGTCCAGAAGATGGATTTGTTGGAATTGCAGCACCATCTCCTGCAAGGATACTTCCA ATTGACTTGGCAAATTTTGGCGGTGAGATTCTTTGCCAG CCTGATGCATTTCTTTGCTCAGTCAATGATGTGAGAGTTTCCAGTAGAGTTGATCAGAGGCCCCGCAACCTTGAGGTTGGTGCAGAG TTGATCCTCAAACATAAGCTAGAAGGCCAGGGGTTGGCATTTCTTCTTGGGTGTGGATCTG TAGTGCAGAAAATTCTTGCTCCTGGAGAAGTATTTATAGTTGACGCTGCATGCATTATAGCTATGACAAGCTCTATCAATTTTCAACTGAAGTACTCCAGTCCGATGAGGAGGGTGGTCTTTGGG GGTGATAACGAATTGATGGCCACTCTCTCAGGTCCTGGAGTCGTGTTTATCCAAAGTTTACCTTTCCGTCGGCTTTCCCAACGTATCGCAAG AGCTGCCGCCGCTCCAAGCTTGAGGGATAACCCAAAGTTCTTCATGCAGATCGCGCTCTTGTTCTTTCTTGCGTATGTCATGATTGTTTCATCACTGATTTTGACCGATGTCTAG
- the LOC135631784 gene encoding uncharacterized protein LOC135631784 isoform X6: MAAPFFSTPFQPYVYQSSQAAVTAFQILGGESQIVQIMLKAQEKLIAMPGFWQWIFGKRVTSVVISNSGPEDGFVGIAAPSPARILPIDLANFGGEILCQPDAFLCSVNDVRVSSRVDQRPRNLEVGAELILKHKLEGQGLAFLLGCGSVVQKILAPGEVFIVDAACIIAMTSSINFQLKYSSPMRRVVFGGDNELMATLSGPGVVFIQSLPFRRLSQRIARAAAAPSLRDNPKFFMQIALLFFLAYVMIVSSLILTDV, encoded by the exons ATGGCGGCTCCCTTCTTCTCCACCCCCTTCCAGCCCTACGTCTACCAG AGTTCCCAAGCAGCAGTAACAGCTTTTCAGATACTGGGTGGCGAGTCTCAGATTGTTCAG ATAATGTTAAAAGCACAAGAaaaacttatcgcaatgcctg GATTCTGGCAGTGGATCTTTGGCAAACGTGTGACAAGTGTAGTTATCTCAAATTCTGGTCCAGAAGATGGATTTGTTGGAATTGCAGCACCATCTCCTGCAAGGATACTTCCA ATTGACTTGGCAAATTTTGGCGGTGAGATTCTTTGCCAG CCTGATGCATTTCTTTGCTCAGTCAATGATGTGAGAGTTTCCAGTAGAGTTGATCAGAGGCCCCGCAACCTTGAGGTTGGTGCAGAG TTGATCCTCAAACATAAGCTAGAAGGCCAGGGGTTGGCATTTCTTCTTGGGTGTGGATCTG TAGTGCAGAAAATTCTTGCTCCTGGAGAAGTATTTATAGTTGACGCTGCATGCATTATAGCTATGACAAGCTCTATCAATTTTCAACTGAAGTACTCCAGTCCGATGAGGAGGGTGGTCTTTGGG GGTGATAACGAATTGATGGCCACTCTCTCAGGTCCTGGAGTCGTGTTTATCCAAAGTTTACCTTTCCGTCGGCTTTCCCAACGTATCGCAAG AGCTGCCGCCGCTCCAAGCTTGAGGGATAACCCAAAGTTCTTCATGCAGATCGCGCTCTTGTTCTTTCTTGCGTATGTCATGATTGTTTCATCACTGATTTTGACCGATGTCTAG
- the LOC135631784 gene encoding uncharacterized protein LOC135631784 isoform X3, protein MAAPFFSTPFQPYVYQSSQAAVTAFQILGGESQIVQIMLKAQEKLIAMPVYYISGSIQMDNNYIPENEAGFWQWIFGKRVTSVVISNSGPEDGFVGIAAPSPARILPIDLANFGGEILCQPDAFLCSVNDVRVSSRVDQRPRNLEVGAELILKHKLEGQGLAFLLGCGSVVQKILAPGEVFIVDAACIIAMTSSINFQLKYSSPMRRVVFGGDNELMATLSGPGVVFIQSLPFRRLSQRIARAAAAPSLRDNPKFFMQIALLFFLAYVMIVSSLILTDV, encoded by the exons ATGGCGGCTCCCTTCTTCTCCACCCCCTTCCAGCCCTACGTCTACCAG AGTTCCCAAGCAGCAGTAACAGCTTTTCAGATACTGGGTGGCGAGTCTCAGATTGTTCAG ATAATGTTAAAAGCACAAGAaaaacttatcgcaatgcctg TGTATTACATTTCTGGGTCGATTCAAATGGACAATAACTACATCCCTGAAAATGAGGCAGGATTCTGGCAGTGGATCTTTGGCAAACGTGTGACAAGTGTAGTTATCTCAAATTCTGGTCCAGAAGATGGATTTGTTGGAATTGCAGCACCATCTCCTGCAAGGATACTTCCA ATTGACTTGGCAAATTTTGGCGGTGAGATTCTTTGCCAG CCTGATGCATTTCTTTGCTCAGTCAATGATGTGAGAGTTTCCAGTAGAGTTGATCAGAGGCCCCGCAACCTTGAGGTTGGTGCAGAG TTGATCCTCAAACATAAGCTAGAAGGCCAGGGGTTGGCATTTCTTCTTGGGTGTGGATCTG TAGTGCAGAAAATTCTTGCTCCTGGAGAAGTATTTATAGTTGACGCTGCATGCATTATAGCTATGACAAGCTCTATCAATTTTCAACTGAAGTACTCCAGTCCGATGAGGAGGGTGGTCTTTGGG GGTGATAACGAATTGATGGCCACTCTCTCAGGTCCTGGAGTCGTGTTTATCCAAAGTTTACCTTTCCGTCGGCTTTCCCAACGTATCGCAAG AGCTGCCGCCGCTCCAAGCTTGAGGGATAACCCAAAGTTCTTCATGCAGATCGCGCTCTTGTTCTTTCTTGCGTATGTCATGATTGTTTCATCACTGATTTTGACCGATGTCTAG
- the LOC135631784 gene encoding uncharacterized protein LOC135631784 isoform X5, translated as MAAPFFSTPFQPYVYQSSQAAVTAFQILGGESQIVQIMLKAQEKLIAMPGTVYYISGSIQMDNNYIPENEAGFWQWIFGKRVTSVVISNSGPEDGFVGIAAPSPARILPIDLANFGGEILCQPDAFLCSVNDVRVSSRVDQRPRNLELILKHKLEGQGLAFLLGCGSVQKILAPGEVFIVDAACIIAMTSSINFQLKYSSPMRRVVFGGDNELMATLSGPGVVFIQSLPFRRLSQRIARAAAAPSLRDNPKFFMQIALLFFLAYVMIVSSLILTDV; from the exons ATGGCGGCTCCCTTCTTCTCCACCCCCTTCCAGCCCTACGTCTACCAG AGTTCCCAAGCAGCAGTAACAGCTTTTCAGATACTGGGTGGCGAGTCTCAGATTGTTCAG ATAATGTTAAAAGCACAAGAaaaacttatcgcaatgcctg GTACAGTGTATTACATTTCTGGGTCGATTCAAATGGACAATAACTACATCCCTGAAAATGAGGCAGGATTCTGGCAGTGGATCTTTGGCAAACGTGTGACAAGTGTAGTTATCTCAAATTCTGGTCCAGAAGATGGATTTGTTGGAATTGCAGCACCATCTCCTGCAAGGATACTTCCA ATTGACTTGGCAAATTTTGGCGGTGAGATTCTTTGCCAG CCTGATGCATTTCTTTGCTCAGTCAATGATGTGAGAGTTTCCAGTAGAGTTGATCAGAGGCCCCGCAACCTTGAG TTGATCCTCAAACATAAGCTAGAAGGCCAGGGGTTGGCATTTCTTCTTGGGTGTGGATCTG TGCAGAAAATTCTTGCTCCTGGAGAAGTATTTATAGTTGACGCTGCATGCATTATAGCTATGACAAGCTCTATCAATTTTCAACTGAAGTACTCCAGTCCGATGAGGAGGGTGGTCTTTGGG GGTGATAACGAATTGATGGCCACTCTCTCAGGTCCTGGAGTCGTGTTTATCCAAAGTTTACCTTTCCGTCGGCTTTCCCAACGTATCGCAAG AGCTGCCGCCGCTCCAAGCTTGAGGGATAACCCAAAGTTCTTCATGCAGATCGCGCTCTTGTTCTTTCTTGCGTATGTCATGATTGTTTCATCACTGATTTTGACCGATGTCTAG
- the LOC135631784 gene encoding uncharacterized protein LOC135631784 isoform X4 has translation MAAPFFSTPFQPYVYQSSQAAVTAFQILGGESQIVQIMLKAQEKLIAMPGTVYYISGSIQMDNNYIPENEAGFWQWIFGKRVTSVVISNSGPEDGFVGIAAPSPARILPIDLANFGGEILCQPDAFLCSVNDVRVSSRVDQRPRNLELILKHKLEGQGLAFLLGCGSVVQKILAPGEVFIVDAACIIAMTSSINFQLKYSSPMRRVVFGGDNELMATLSGPGVVFIQSLPFRRLSQRIARAAAAPSLRDNPKFFMQIALLFFLAYVMIVSSLILTDV, from the exons ATGGCGGCTCCCTTCTTCTCCACCCCCTTCCAGCCCTACGTCTACCAG AGTTCCCAAGCAGCAGTAACAGCTTTTCAGATACTGGGTGGCGAGTCTCAGATTGTTCAG ATAATGTTAAAAGCACAAGAaaaacttatcgcaatgcctg GTACAGTGTATTACATTTCTGGGTCGATTCAAATGGACAATAACTACATCCCTGAAAATGAGGCAGGATTCTGGCAGTGGATCTTTGGCAAACGTGTGACAAGTGTAGTTATCTCAAATTCTGGTCCAGAAGATGGATTTGTTGGAATTGCAGCACCATCTCCTGCAAGGATACTTCCA ATTGACTTGGCAAATTTTGGCGGTGAGATTCTTTGCCAG CCTGATGCATTTCTTTGCTCAGTCAATGATGTGAGAGTTTCCAGTAGAGTTGATCAGAGGCCCCGCAACCTTGAG TTGATCCTCAAACATAAGCTAGAAGGCCAGGGGTTGGCATTTCTTCTTGGGTGTGGATCTG TAGTGCAGAAAATTCTTGCTCCTGGAGAAGTATTTATAGTTGACGCTGCATGCATTATAGCTATGACAAGCTCTATCAATTTTCAACTGAAGTACTCCAGTCCGATGAGGAGGGTGGTCTTTGGG GGTGATAACGAATTGATGGCCACTCTCTCAGGTCCTGGAGTCGTGTTTATCCAAAGTTTACCTTTCCGTCGGCTTTCCCAACGTATCGCAAG AGCTGCCGCCGCTCCAAGCTTGAGGGATAACCCAAAGTTCTTCATGCAGATCGCGCTCTTGTTCTTTCTTGCGTATGTCATGATTGTTTCATCACTGATTTTGACCGATGTCTAG
- the LOC135631784 gene encoding uncharacterized protein LOC135631784 isoform X2, translating into MAAPFFSTPFQPYVYQSSQAAVTAFQILGGESQIVQIMLKAQEKLIAMPGTVYYISGSIQMDNNYIPENEAGFWQWIFGKRVTSVVISNSGPEDGFVGIAAPSPARILPIDLANFGGEILCQPDAFLCSVNDVRVSSRVDQRPRNLEVGAELILKHKLEGQGLAFLLGCGSVQKILAPGEVFIVDAACIIAMTSSINFQLKYSSPMRRVVFGGDNELMATLSGPGVVFIQSLPFRRLSQRIARAAAAPSLRDNPKFFMQIALLFFLAYVMIVSSLILTDV; encoded by the exons ATGGCGGCTCCCTTCTTCTCCACCCCCTTCCAGCCCTACGTCTACCAG AGTTCCCAAGCAGCAGTAACAGCTTTTCAGATACTGGGTGGCGAGTCTCAGATTGTTCAG ATAATGTTAAAAGCACAAGAaaaacttatcgcaatgcctg GTACAGTGTATTACATTTCTGGGTCGATTCAAATGGACAATAACTACATCCCTGAAAATGAGGCAGGATTCTGGCAGTGGATCTTTGGCAAACGTGTGACAAGTGTAGTTATCTCAAATTCTGGTCCAGAAGATGGATTTGTTGGAATTGCAGCACCATCTCCTGCAAGGATACTTCCA ATTGACTTGGCAAATTTTGGCGGTGAGATTCTTTGCCAG CCTGATGCATTTCTTTGCTCAGTCAATGATGTGAGAGTTTCCAGTAGAGTTGATCAGAGGCCCCGCAACCTTGAGGTTGGTGCAGAG TTGATCCTCAAACATAAGCTAGAAGGCCAGGGGTTGGCATTTCTTCTTGGGTGTGGATCTG TGCAGAAAATTCTTGCTCCTGGAGAAGTATTTATAGTTGACGCTGCATGCATTATAGCTATGACAAGCTCTATCAATTTTCAACTGAAGTACTCCAGTCCGATGAGGAGGGTGGTCTTTGGG GGTGATAACGAATTGATGGCCACTCTCTCAGGTCCTGGAGTCGTGTTTATCCAAAGTTTACCTTTCCGTCGGCTTTCCCAACGTATCGCAAG AGCTGCCGCCGCTCCAAGCTTGAGGGATAACCCAAAGTTCTTCATGCAGATCGCGCTCTTGTTCTTTCTTGCGTATGTCATGATTGTTTCATCACTGATTTTGACCGATGTCTAG
- the LOC135631802 gene encoding uncharacterized protein LOC135631802 isoform X2 yields the protein MEAEKLDQDFDELDKLLGEIPTATIRNPYTRKHIQNGAALDFELISVNEVEKTSTPGDLYGMSCTTLAVKDCEIISADDTLSSSKTTFDQEDGPRSYHGTSTTITDQNTTNLPDEQSLASAFEDLGFMDKIAAVSTTPYFKCYPSSSNHALLPDGHCSENLENSSGLESAEMSILPLSIRQNGVCVPNPASEGCSPFVTKDAPSILNGMVDGHDDARLLKLNFHDPRNQMSKSVFGECGEQRQSFPVCSASMPVNQGIHAYLLPGLSAQGFEFPPPSFQQQYYMDPPPHDYIHHHQQRQQQQLSQSSALWGDMQYERNCRDNLRYLYSQQLENQHFEGQKRRISAIGPLSGNTIQPYLHMSIPHQAGQVNQYSYGNNSATNRRYNQLDPSLLRSNLGRCHHNGLSGQFKSCSFPQGQDIASSYDLYSPIKSAHGPQISERFSKQTFPEKILTRSHGVDLLQTLKSGAPGNNQLPEHADITRRVFSNDNAHSHVVHGVQSLDLDAPSNQGSSPDNLSESHDVKSSGLKYDSLNNAIGKIHVLAKDQNGCRFLQQIFNEGNHEDVDILFLEIIDHVVEIMMDPFGNYLVQKLVEVCREEQITHIIHEISQGADKLLKISCNQHGTRVVQKILETVKSPVQFSMIVSALKPVIVLLIKNNNGSHVAQRCLDCLSPENKECLFEDAVANCIELARDRQGCCVLQKCLSALDGDQKFRLISNLTCKARDLSQDPYGNYVVQYILDQKVPWATIKILDQLEGHYRTLSVQKYSSNVVEKCLKYAGDARRVNIIRELIDGPHFVQISLDPYGNYVIQSAHRECKGALQAAFREAIRPHVTALRTNHYGKKVLSTCYGK from the exons ATGGAAGCAGAAAAGCTTGATCAAGATTTTGATGAACTCGATAAGCTTCTTGGAGAGATACCAACTGCTACTATAAGAAATCCTTATACCAGAAAACACATCCAAAACGGTGCCGCTCTGGACTTTGAGCTAATTTCTGTGAATGAGGTTGAGAAGACTTCTACTCCAGGTGACTTGTATGGCATGTCATGTACTACTCTAGCTGTGAAAGATTGTGAAATCATCTCTGCAGATGATACGTTGTCATCATCCAAGACTACGTTTGATCAGGAAGATGGTCCCAGAAGCTACCATGGAACATCAACTACGATAACTGACCAAAATACAACAAATTTACCAGATGAACAATCCCTGGCTTCGGCATTTGAGGATCTAGGCTTTATGGATAAGATTGCAGCTGTGTCAACTACTCCCTATTTCAAGTGCTATCCATCGTCATCTAATCATGCGCTCTTACCTGATGGACACTGTTCAGAAAACTTGGAAAATTCTTCTGGACTTGAGTCTGCAGAGATGTCAATCCTTCCATTATCCATCAGGCAAAATGGAGTTTGTGTACCCAATCCTGCATCGGAAGGATGCTCACCTTTTGTAACCAAGGATGCACCCAGCATACTGAATGGAATGGTGGATGGACATGATGATGCTAGACTTctgaaactcaattttcatgaccCAAGGAACCAAATGTCGAAGAGTGTATTTGGTGAATGTGGAGAGCAGAGGCAAAGCTTTCCAGTTTGCTCTGCTTCTATGCCAGTAAATCAAGGAATACATGCTTATCTCCTGCCTGGACTTTCGGCACAGGGTTTTGAGTTTCCTCCTCCATCATTCCAGCAGCAGTACTATATGGATCCACCACCCCATGATTAtatacatcatcatcaacaacGGCAACAGCAACAACTAAGTCAATCCAGCGCGTTGTGGGGCGACATGCAGTATGAGAGAAACTGCAGAGATAACCTTCGGTATCTCTACTCGCAACAACTCGAAAATCAACACTTCGAAGGGCAAAAGAGGAGAATCTCGGCAATTGGGCCTTTGTCCGGTAATACAATACAGCCATATCTTCACATGTCCATTCCTCACCAAGCAGGACAAGTGAATCAATATTCTTATGGGAATAACAGTGCGACTAACAGGAGATACAATCAGTTGGATCCTTCTTTGCTGAGAAGTAACCTTGGAAGATGCCATCATAATGGATTATCTGGCCAGTTCAAGAGCTGTTCTTTTCCACAAGGGCAGGATATTGCATCTTCTTATGATTTATATAGTCCTATTAAAAGTGCCCATGGACCTCAAATTTCAGAAAGATTCAGTAAACAAACATTTCCTGAAAAAATTCTGACAAGATCTCATGGTGTGGACTTGCTTCAAACTCTTAAATCTGGTGCTCCTGGGAACAATCAATTGCCAGAACATGCTGACATCACTCGAAGAGTCTTTAGTAATGATAATGCCCACAGCCATGTCGTTCACGGTGTTCAATCATTAGACCTAGATGCTCCAAGCAACCAAGGTTCATCTCCTGATAATTTGAGTGAGAGTCATGATGTAAAGTCATCGGGTTTAAAATATGATTCGTTGAACAATGCCATTGGAAAAATACATGTGTTGGCTAAAGATCAGAATGGCTGTCGCTTCTTGCAGCAGATATTCAATGAAGGAAATCATGAAGATGTCGATATACTCTTTCTTGAGATTATTGATCATGTTGTTGAGATTATGATGGATCCCTTTGGGAACTATCTTGTCCAGAAATTGGTGGAAGTTTGTAGAGAGGAGCAAATAACACACATTATACATGAAATTTCTCAGGGTGCTGACAAACTCCTTAAAATCTCCTGCAATCAGCATGG GACTCGTGTTGTACAAAAAATACTTGAAACTGTCAAAAGTCCAGTACAATTTTCCATGATCGTCTCTGCTTTAAAACCTGTTATAGTGTTATTGATAAAGAACAACAATGGTAGCCATGTTGCACAACGTTGCTTGGACTGCCTTTCACCTGAAAATAAGGAG TGTCTTTTTGAAGATGCAGTTGCTAACTGTATTGAGCTAGCAAGAGATCGTCAAGGTTGTTGTGTTCTTCAAAAATGCCTCTCTGCTTTAGATGGAGATCAGAAATTTCGGTTAATATCCAATCTTACATGCAAAGCTCGTGACCTTTCTCAAGATCCATATGG AAATTATGTGGTGCAGTACATTCTTGATCAAAAGGTTCCATGGGCGACGATCAAAATACTTGATCAACTGGAGGGTCATTACCGAACCTTGTCTGtacaaaaatatagtagcaatgtGGTGGAGAAATGCCTGAAGTATGCAGGCGATGCCAGGCGCGTCAACATAATCAGAGAACTGATCGATGGTCCTCACTTTGTCCAGATCTCACTGGATCCATATGGGAATTATGTTATTCAATCAGCTCATAGAGAATGCAAG GGTGCACTCCAAGCTGCATTCCGGGAGGCAATAAGGCCTCATGTTACAGCACTCCGCACTAATCATTATGGGAAAAAAGTACTCAGCACATGTTACGGTAAATAA
- the LOC135631802 gene encoding uncharacterized protein LOC135631802 isoform X1 yields MRRLVLSLVHLMGDDGGLRVRSQLRPSLWNGRPFCPNMEAEKLDQDFDELDKLLGEIPTATIRNPYTRKHIQNGAALDFELISVNEVEKTSTPGDLYGMSCTTLAVKDCEIISADDTLSSSKTTFDQEDGPRSYHGTSTTITDQNTTNLPDEQSLASAFEDLGFMDKIAAVSTTPYFKCYPSSSNHALLPDGHCSENLENSSGLESAEMSILPLSIRQNGVCVPNPASEGCSPFVTKDAPSILNGMVDGHDDARLLKLNFHDPRNQMSKSVFGECGEQRQSFPVCSASMPVNQGIHAYLLPGLSAQGFEFPPPSFQQQYYMDPPPHDYIHHHQQRQQQQLSQSSALWGDMQYERNCRDNLRYLYSQQLENQHFEGQKRRISAIGPLSGNTIQPYLHMSIPHQAGQVNQYSYGNNSATNRRYNQLDPSLLRSNLGRCHHNGLSGQFKSCSFPQGQDIASSYDLYSPIKSAHGPQISERFSKQTFPEKILTRSHGVDLLQTLKSGAPGNNQLPEHADITRRVFSNDNAHSHVVHGVQSLDLDAPSNQGSSPDNLSESHDVKSSGLKYDSLNNAIGKIHVLAKDQNGCRFLQQIFNEGNHEDVDILFLEIIDHVVEIMMDPFGNYLVQKLVEVCREEQITHIIHEISQGADKLLKISCNQHGTRVVQKILETVKSPVQFSMIVSALKPVIVLLIKNNNGSHVAQRCLDCLSPENKECLFEDAVANCIELARDRQGCCVLQKCLSALDGDQKFRLISNLTCKARDLSQDPYGNYVVQYILDQKVPWATIKILDQLEGHYRTLSVQKYSSNVVEKCLKYAGDARRVNIIRELIDGPHFVQISLDPYGNYVIQSAHRECKGALQAAFREAIRPHVTALRTNHYGKKVLSTCYGK; encoded by the exons ATGCGTCGGCTGGTTCTGTCGCTG GTGCATTTGATGGGGGACGACGGAGGACTCCGGGTTCGATCTCAATTACGCCCTTCTCTCTG GAACGGAAGACCATTCTGTCCCAATATGGAAGCAGAAAAGCTTGATCAAGATTTTGATGAACTCGATAAGCTTCTTGGAGAGATACCAACTGCTACTATAAGAAATCCTTATACCAGAAAACACATCCAAAACGGTGCCGCTCTGGACTTTGAGCTAATTTCTGTGAATGAGGTTGAGAAGACTTCTACTCCAGGTGACTTGTATGGCATGTCATGTACTACTCTAGCTGTGAAAGATTGTGAAATCATCTCTGCAGATGATACGTTGTCATCATCCAAGACTACGTTTGATCAGGAAGATGGTCCCAGAAGCTACCATGGAACATCAACTACGATAACTGACCAAAATACAACAAATTTACCAGATGAACAATCCCTGGCTTCGGCATTTGAGGATCTAGGCTTTATGGATAAGATTGCAGCTGTGTCAACTACTCCCTATTTCAAGTGCTATCCATCGTCATCTAATCATGCGCTCTTACCTGATGGACACTGTTCAGAAAACTTGGAAAATTCTTCTGGACTTGAGTCTGCAGAGATGTCAATCCTTCCATTATCCATCAGGCAAAATGGAGTTTGTGTACCCAATCCTGCATCGGAAGGATGCTCACCTTTTGTAACCAAGGATGCACCCAGCATACTGAATGGAATGGTGGATGGACATGATGATGCTAGACTTctgaaactcaattttcatgaccCAAGGAACCAAATGTCGAAGAGTGTATTTGGTGAATGTGGAGAGCAGAGGCAAAGCTTTCCAGTTTGCTCTGCTTCTATGCCAGTAAATCAAGGAATACATGCTTATCTCCTGCCTGGACTTTCGGCACAGGGTTTTGAGTTTCCTCCTCCATCATTCCAGCAGCAGTACTATATGGATCCACCACCCCATGATTAtatacatcatcatcaacaacGGCAACAGCAACAACTAAGTCAATCCAGCGCGTTGTGGGGCGACATGCAGTATGAGAGAAACTGCAGAGATAACCTTCGGTATCTCTACTCGCAACAACTCGAAAATCAACACTTCGAAGGGCAAAAGAGGAGAATCTCGGCAATTGGGCCTTTGTCCGGTAATACAATACAGCCATATCTTCACATGTCCATTCCTCACCAAGCAGGACAAGTGAATCAATATTCTTATGGGAATAACAGTGCGACTAACAGGAGATACAATCAGTTGGATCCTTCTTTGCTGAGAAGTAACCTTGGAAGATGCCATCATAATGGATTATCTGGCCAGTTCAAGAGCTGTTCTTTTCCACAAGGGCAGGATATTGCATCTTCTTATGATTTATATAGTCCTATTAAAAGTGCCCATGGACCTCAAATTTCAGAAAGATTCAGTAAACAAACATTTCCTGAAAAAATTCTGACAAGATCTCATGGTGTGGACTTGCTTCAAACTCTTAAATCTGGTGCTCCTGGGAACAATCAATTGCCAGAACATGCTGACATCACTCGAAGAGTCTTTAGTAATGATAATGCCCACAGCCATGTCGTTCACGGTGTTCAATCATTAGACCTAGATGCTCCAAGCAACCAAGGTTCATCTCCTGATAATTTGAGTGAGAGTCATGATGTAAAGTCATCGGGTTTAAAATATGATTCGTTGAACAATGCCATTGGAAAAATACATGTGTTGGCTAAAGATCAGAATGGCTGTCGCTTCTTGCAGCAGATATTCAATGAAGGAAATCATGAAGATGTCGATATACTCTTTCTTGAGATTATTGATCATGTTGTTGAGATTATGATGGATCCCTTTGGGAACTATCTTGTCCAGAAATTGGTGGAAGTTTGTAGAGAGGAGCAAATAACACACATTATACATGAAATTTCTCAGGGTGCTGACAAACTCCTTAAAATCTCCTGCAATCAGCATGG GACTCGTGTTGTACAAAAAATACTTGAAACTGTCAAAAGTCCAGTACAATTTTCCATGATCGTCTCTGCTTTAAAACCTGTTATAGTGTTATTGATAAAGAACAACAATGGTAGCCATGTTGCACAACGTTGCTTGGACTGCCTTTCACCTGAAAATAAGGAG TGTCTTTTTGAAGATGCAGTTGCTAACTGTATTGAGCTAGCAAGAGATCGTCAAGGTTGTTGTGTTCTTCAAAAATGCCTCTCTGCTTTAGATGGAGATCAGAAATTTCGGTTAATATCCAATCTTACATGCAAAGCTCGTGACCTTTCTCAAGATCCATATGG AAATTATGTGGTGCAGTACATTCTTGATCAAAAGGTTCCATGGGCGACGATCAAAATACTTGATCAACTGGAGGGTCATTACCGAACCTTGTCTGtacaaaaatatagtagcaatgtGGTGGAGAAATGCCTGAAGTATGCAGGCGATGCCAGGCGCGTCAACATAATCAGAGAACTGATCGATGGTCCTCACTTTGTCCAGATCTCACTGGATCCATATGGGAATTATGTTATTCAATCAGCTCATAGAGAATGCAAG GGTGCACTCCAAGCTGCATTCCGGGAGGCAATAAGGCCTCATGTTACAGCACTCCGCACTAATCATTATGGGAAAAAAGTACTCAGCACATGTTACGGTAAATAA